In Chlamydia gallinacea 08-1274/3, the sequence TAAGCGTTCTTTTTTAACAGTTTATTATCAACTTTACATAGTGCTTTTACAGCAAGGAGCCGACAGCGATTATGGATATTATGGTCAGAAAGAATTTGAATAAATGATGCCGCTGTTTCTTTAGGGAGTTCTGTTATAATAGACTCTGCATATTTCCTAGACTTACTTTTTAATAATGCTGCTGTAAGTACAAATTCCTTTATATATAAAGAATCTAAGATAATACTAATTGTTTTTAAGAGGTAGTAACAGGCTTCGTCATTATCTGTATGATTTTTTAAAGCTTGTATAAGGTTTCTACAATAGGGCTTATGAGTTGCTCTAACAGAAGCTTCAATAGCTTTACATGTTTGTAAAAAGATTTCAGGATCTTTATTATCCAAAAATTCAATAAGGATAGGAAAGTTATCGGGATTTTTCTCTAATGTAAGAATGGTTAGACCAATGGACACGGCTTGTGTGTCCGAGGAGCTTAGGAGCTCTTTAAGTCGAGTATCTGCAAAATCGCGGTAATGGCCGCTAATTTCTTGACGACGTACTGTAAGAATGGCTGCCAAGAGCCTTTTTCCTGGTTGATCATATAGGTCTTCGGAAATATCTGAAATATGTAGTAGGTCATGTTCTGCAAAATATAGGTGAATCCCTGTGGCTATTACTGGATGTGGGGTGTTAGATGACCAGCGTTTTAAAAGTTCCAAGGTAAGAAAATCTTTAGCCCATAGACTATTTTTCAGCATTTCTATAGCTTTGAGTTTCCCTGGTAAGCTGAACTTATTCATGTGTATGAGTAAGCTGGGCAGCACGCTGCGGCTACCTAGATTTAGTAAATACTGAAAAGCAAAAATTTGGTTACGTTCATTTTGATGTTTTAAGTGATTTAGTAAAATGAGTTCGATTTGTCTCTTATCTTTTAAAGACATGGATTTTATCCATCCCTGTATAGTTTTTTTAAGGTGGATAGTTTGGGAGGATAAATTTCTTAAAATGGCTTCTGCGTAATATGAACGTAATAAAAAGGAAAAAATCACTGTAATAATGGCTATAAATAAACAAAGCCATTGACTAGAAGTAAAGAAACAGATTAATGCCCAAACAAACATACCTATTGGTTCAATAAAGCACTCTATAGCAATACGAATTTGATTTCGGATGTTGTTCGGGACGCCATAAATTAATAATTGTAAGTTATTATCGTCTAAAGCATAAGTGACGCCCTCTCTAGCAACCATACCTATTGTAGCTATGGTTATAGAGGTATTAAAAGACCAAAATAAAAATAAATTTAAAAAGCATAGAGGGGCGAATAGAATAATGTTATTTACACCAATATTTTTTACTAGCCTACCATAAATAAATAGGGCGAAACACATATTTACTAACGAAATCCATGAAGAGCATTTAGTTATATGTGCTGTAAGTTCATAGGGTGCCTTATTAGTGAAGTATTTTTCAAAAATTTGGAGGTAATTAAATTCTGTTGCAATAGCAAGTAATTGCATTAGAAAATAAAAGCCAAGTAAATAAAATGTATAGTGATCAGTTAAGCAAAGTTTTAAAGACCTGGATAGAGGGGGAGGATGTCCCGTATCTATGAAATGATCATGATCTTCAGACAATTCTTTCAAAGATTTTGATATATAGTGTATGATGGGGTAGCAACCTAAAAGAATGACAATGAATAGAATGAGAATTCGTTCTATGCCTATAACCTGGATTTGATTAACAATTCCAGCACCAACTGCGTCTCCCAGAAATATAATGGCATTAAATATGCTAAAGTGTCTTTTGGCATCTTGTAAATTAAAAAATTGATCTACAAATCCCCAAAAATTTGTATAAGCAAGAATAAGCAGGCTCCAGGAGAAGATCCTATAAAGAAATAGTGGAGTTCCTAGTGGATGGCTATGCGTTGAGACATAACACAATAAATAAAGGTTACAACCTATTATGCTGGTTATAGGAATCAGGAATAGGGATTTAGAAGAGATTCTTTTTTTAAATAAATTATAAAGAATCAATGAGGAAAAAACGCACAAAATAAAAGAAGAACTCAGATATGTAGCAGGGAGTATTTCTGTCCCTAAATTTTCAAGAAATAATCCTTCGCTGAGAGCTAATGTTCCATAACATCCCGTTCCCCAGATTAATCCTAACAATAAAAATAGGAAAACGCGCTTTTCTTCTCCTTGATGCAGATCTAATAACAAGCGTAGGGCTTTTTTCATAACAAACCCACCAAAGAAAATAATACTTTAACAAATTAAATTAATTAATTTCAAGGAGAGTTCTTTAATTAGAATGAATAAATATTATTTTAAAATTTAAAGGGAAATTCTTCTATGACAACCGGCTTATGATGACGGATTAGTGTAACACACAACACGCTAATTAAACAAATTACCGTAACAATAGATGCACTAACAATTGTCCAAATAGCATTAGAAGTACTTACTAAAATGGCTCCTACTTGTGGTAAGATTCCCACAAGGCCTAGGGAGGACAATACTATAATACCAATCGCTACTAAAGAAATTGCCAGTAAGCATGTGGCCAGAGCCATGGGGCCTGTGCAAAGAGTAGCAGGAGCTGTTAGATGTTGGAGTTTCGCTTTAATAGCGGAAACTTCTGTTCTTATTTCTGAAATTGCAGAGACATTATTTTGTGTAGTACGTATTAAATATGCTGGATCTCCGTAACCAGCAGTAGAGGGCAGGGGCATTTGTAAACCATATCCCATCTGATTTTGTATTCCAGCTAACGCAGATTGTAAACTCATTAAACTCTGCCTAAACTCATTTTGCAATAAAAAAGGATTTGAGGGAGAGGTGTCATTAGTTAAATCGGAGCAAACGGGATTCATGGGTCGATATTTCCTAATATTATGTTTGAGCAATAAACTTAAGCTACATTTTGTTTCGTTGATACATAAATGGTAGGTTGGCTTTTTAATAATGAGACAATAGATAGTGATGATAACACTAGTGTTGCTACAGAAGTACAAGAGAGAATAGGTAGTGATATACAAGCACCAATAGTATACATATTTAATAAAGAAACGAAAATAGGGAATCCACCACAGGCGGCTACTGCACATGCAATAAGAACAGCAATAGAAATTAAGGCGATAACTGTGATGATAACAGCCATAACTTTTGCACATAAACCTGGCGGAGTACATTTTATTACATACTTCATGCTAGATGATTTTTGAGGAAGGCGAGATCTTGCTGGCTCTTCAACTAAATCTACTAATAATCCTCCAACAGCTTTTAGAGAATCAGATAATTCTTCAACCTGTTGTTTTAGTTTAAAGAGATTGGCATCTGTAGTTGCTGATAATGCCAGAGCTGTTTCTGCTTTTCCTGAAAACTCTGAAAGAGAATTGGTTATGGTATTTACTTGTGTGGCGAGTTCATTTATTCTATGGCATGTTTGACGTGCACGATTATCCATACTAACGAGTACGTTAGTTAATGAAGTGCCATTTTCCAAGTTGTTGCATGCAGGAGCAGACATACTTCTTTCCTTTTATTTCCGAGGAAATTTTCAAATCAATAAAATCGTATCTTAAAGTAAGAATTTATATCAAGGTGCTAAATTTTATTTTTTAAATTATGCAATGAAAATTGTTTAAAAAGTTTTTTATTTAAGGACCATAAAATAATTAATCCAACTGACCACTGCAAAATTAAACTTGATAAACTATATGCTGAGAAAGGGTTCCACCAGTAGCTACCGTCTTTAGGGAATAGTCCTTCGTAAAAGCACCAACAAAGTAATAGTATCCCCTCAATGGGTAGTAAATATTTTACCATAGAATCGAAAGTACTATTGAGGTGGATATCATCGGGAACAGAATAAATGATTTGTTTTTTTAACCGAGGTAGGCCATAGGTGATTGCTGCGTAGATAATGATAAGGCCGTTAACAATTAATCCTGTCCCCCACACAGAATCTTGATTAGTAAATATAGTAATACTTAGGGAAGAAGGGACTCCGAGTAAAAAAGCAATAATTGTAGCTACAGACTCTGCTATATGTTTTCTCATCCCTAGCTCGGAGAGAGTTTGGGATAAAAGGAATAGCATGGAGATCATAGAAGATAGGGAGGCAATAGCAAAAGCTAGAAAAAAAATAGAACTGAACATAGCAGGTAAATAGGAAGCTCCTGGAATTCTAGTAAAAAGTTCGGGTAAATAGATAAATGCTATCCCTATATTTGAAGCTCCTGAACCTTGTTGTAATTGCGTTGTTCCTAAGACATCAAGAGAAGTACAAGCGGAAAATACAATCACTCCCATAATTAAAGAGACTAAGTTATTAGCAATTGCTGTCAAAGCTCCATTGGATACTATACCTGTTTTTTTAGATGCAAATCCCGCATATACTAATAACAATCCCCATCCAGCACCTGTATCCCAAGCATTTTGTATTAATGCTTCAAGCCATAATTTATAGTTGGATAATGCAGACCATTCAAAGCTGAAGAGCTGTTTAATTCCTTGCATAGCATTAGGAAGGGTTATAGCGCGTAAAAAAAGAATCAGTGTGCAGATAAAAAAGGAGGGGATTAAGATCTTATTACATCTTTCAATTCCTTCCACAACTCCCTTGCGAATGATCATATAGGCTAGAAGTAGGGATAAAAAGTGAAATCCTAGGGGGAACGCGCTTTGATAGTGAGATTCCCATAGATGAACAAAATTATTTCCCGCATAGATTTTTCCAGAAATAGAGTAGTAAAAATAACTCAAACCCCAGCCAACAATGTTGGAATAATACGCTAGGATACATGTCGTAACAAGGGTAATAAATCCTCCTAACCATGCAGATTTAGGGCCAGATGTTTTAATCAAAGCACCTATAGGAGACTTTTTAGTTAATTTTCCTAGAGCAAGTTCGATAAGAATTAACGGAATGGACCAGATAAATAAAAAGAGAAGCCAGACGATAATTATAGCTCCATTACCATTTTGTGCGACAATTCTAGGGAAACGCCAGATATTTCCAGCTCCAATAGCGATTCCCATCATGGAAAAGATAAAACCTAATCGAGAAGAAAATTGGATACGGTCTTTCATAATTCATTTGCTTTAATTTTTTTGGACAAGCGCTTGTTTGTAATATTGACAACGCAGCAATCAGACCAAACGTTTAGAGATGTTTCGATCATATCAAGCATGGTATAAAAGGGAAGGATGAGCCCTAGAATATCGAGAGGGATATTCATAGATGTGAGCAAAGAGGAGGTAAGAAAATAACATCCCATAGGAACTCCGGCATTACCTACGGCACATAGTGTTGCAATAAAAATCCACCCAATCATGGAGAATATAGAAAATGTCATACCATAAGAAGTACAAATGAAAAGGATAGTAACTAAAATAAAGGCTGCACATCCATTCATATTAATTACAGAACAAAGAGGAAAGGCTAGACGAGATAGTGAGGTGTGAATACTGAGCTTTTCTTCAGCCAATTCCATTGTGAGAGGAAGTGTGGTTGTTGAAGATTTTGAAAAAAAAGCTGTGATTAAAGCAGGCGACATAGCTTGTGCTATGCGTTTAGGGGATAATTTATTTGTTTTTAATAGCATGGGCAGGATGATAAGCCCTTGGATAAGATTTGCTCCTACTATGCAAATAAGATACTTACTGAATTTAATTAAATTCCCTTGGCTTTGAGAGAGCTCTTTATAAAGTAGAATAGAGAAGGCAAGTGTTGCGGGGAGTAATAATTTAAGAACTCCTTTAGCAATATTTAATAAAATAGAAAAAAACGTAGAGAAGAGTTTGTGGGTGTACTTTCTTTCTTCTTCCTGAAGAAACAAAGAAGAGACGCTTAGTATGGCAGATAAAAATGTTGCAGAGAGCACGTTATTTTCAATAAACGGCTCTAGAATATTATTAGGAATTGTTTTTGATAATATTTCGATGTAACTTGTAGCTGAAGATCCGTGGTTAGTGAGTAAGCCTTTTTTTAATGGCATTGTGGGGTGAATTAATAAAAATAATCCTAATCCTACAGTTGCGGAAATAACGGTGGTTAACAATGTATAGTATAAAGTTTTTTGCACAACAGACAGCATAACCTTACAGCTTTGAATAGAAGTAATTGTTGAGCCAATACCGAAAAATACTAGAGGAAGGCTTAAAAATCTTAGGAATTTTAAAAAAAATCCTGATACAATTGCTGCACTTTGAAATATGAAGTCGCAATTTAAAGCACCTAAAGCCAGCCCGAGTATGATGCTGGTTAATAGCATGGTAGTATAATTTGGTTTTTTAAGTTTCTTGCTCATGGGTGTTGCTAAGTAATTTTAATAAAAGAATGAGATGAGTATAATATTTTCGAGAATTTTTCTTTGAAAACAAAATGAAACTTTTGAACAATATTCAACATGTCTTTTTTTAATTTGTCTGAAGTTAATGCAAAATTAGTTCCTCTTAACTTTAAGAACATAGCGAATGCGGAAAAGAGTTTATGGAAAGAGAAGTTTTGTTCTCACGTTATTCCTTCTCTTAGTCCCTATGTTAATGTTGAAAGATATTCACCCAGTTATTCCTTACGTATTGCTTACATAGCGCTATCACTGTTAGTCACTTTAGCTTTATTAGCTACATTAATAGGCTCTCTGCAGTTACAAGTCTTTAGTATAACAGGTATTTCTATATCCATAGCTGTTCTTCTTCCCCTTATTCTAATAAGTGGGGGCATCTACGTTCTTTATCGTCTTAGTCAAAAAGTTGACGTCTTATCTGGCACGGTAATAAAGCCTTTTGGAGAAAGGCATTGGGTTCCCATGCCTTTAAGTTTTTTTACAAAGAATAACTCTGGAGTTCTTTGTATGCTAGATAGAGGGGGATATGCGGATTTATCTACTTTAGATTCGAATGATTCAGGTGTAGCTCTTGTCTATCAGTATCCAGGAGAAGTAGATATGCGAGTTCCTATGTTTCTTTTTCCTTTGATAGCCGCACCTTTTGTTGCTATTTTTAGGATATGTTACAATCTCATCCGTTTTTTAGTTATTCCTTTTTATATTCTGTTGCAAGTATTTGTACAGTCCTTTAAGAGTAATTCTAAAATCCTGGAGTGCGATAGATTTATAGCTAAAGATATTGCTCGTGAAATGGGAAGATCTTTGGCTAACGCTCTGCGAGCACCTTTCTATGCCACTGCTTCTATGATAACAGTATTGTATGGATTGCTTAATCCTTTATCTGGTCGTGTTGCCTACTCTTGTTTGGAGAGGGCATGGAATGATGATGTGATTCGTTCACGGGGTATTTGGTTAGTTTGTCCTGAGCATAATTTCCAATTTGAAGGAGGGGGTAGCCGTCTTGGCCTTGGGCAATTTAGTTATTATTTAATGGGCTGCTTCCAACCTTGTGCATTGCTATACTTTAAGGATGGAGAAATCGTTTATGGGACTCGTCCGTCATCTCAATATTATTCTGGGCAGGAACTTTTTGTATATCCCGGACTATCTATAGTACAAGAATCTGCTGTCCATTCTGTCTCTTAAGTAGAGACATATCTTCATAGAGTACTTGGGTATAAAATACTTTTAGTTGGTGTTTAAATACTTTATTATCTGATTGCTTTTTCTTATAATGAAATAGCTCTATGTTCTAAGAAGATAGAGAATTAGTCAGGCTTCCTGATAAAAAGAAGGCCAGAATGTTGTAGTAAAGCAGATAGAAGATGGATTTACCTCTCATTTTTATTTCTTCTGCAATGGAAGATTTCAAAGCTTTTGAGGAATTAGGTTGCTCGGATAAAGTTATCAATTTTTTGCTTTCTGAGCTAATTGACTTAGACAAATCTAAAGATATGAGTGAGGGCTATGTGGCTTTATCTGAAAGCCTATTAATGCTTACTCGGGATCATATTGCTATTTTAAAAAGAGTGATCTTTTATGGCATGTATTATGGGGTTAAAACCAAAGATTCGCGTATTCTTCATGCGGCTTTAACTTATATAGATCTGCTATTTAAGCAATTAGGAATTAGCTCTTCCGATAGGTTATCTTTATGTTCTGCTAGAATTTGTGCAAATTTTGAACTATTTTCTTTAAATGGTGATGAACGTTGTCTTACTCAAGTAGTAACGAATCACCGTATAATTGATCAGTTACTAGAAATTCATCCTCATTTAGAGGAGCATTTTGGTTGGGAGCATTTTCAGTTTGGAATTAGCAGTGAAGAGCGCTCCCCTTCTGCAACAGCACGTGTATATGAGTCGCTAGGAAGAACATACTTATTTTTATATCATAAGGAGAAATTACAGGAGCTTTTAGTTAAAAGTTGTCGTTGTTTTATGAGGTCACTTAAGTTTGCTCCAAATCAAGCAGGTGTACGTTCAGATTACGCTGAATGTTTACAAATTTTAGGTTTACATTCTGGGAAATCCTCCTATATACAGCAAGCAATGGAACATTTGTCTATAGCAATTTTCTTAAGTTTTAATCGTGATTCCGATGATCGTGCGTATGAAAATTACCGTTATAATTATGCTGTAGCTGCAGTCAGACTATTCGATCTTACATATGAAAAAGAGCATTTTTATCAAGCAAATAGAATTATTTATCAAACTATTCAGGCCTGCCCTCAGTTTTCCAAACTTTGGATACTTTGGGGTGAACTGTTACTTCGCTCTGGATGGCTAAATAGTAATATGAAGTATATAGAACTAGGTTTGGATAAGCTGTCTGTAGCTCAGAAAAAAGGGGGGGACCCTATTGTGCTTTCTTCGCTATTAGCGAGTGGGATAGCTATGTTAGGACTGTATTTAGATGAGCCAAATTTATTTAAGGAAAGTCGTATACGCCTACTTGCTGCTATGAAGACTTTCCCAGGGAATTTTTCTTTGATTTATGCTTTGGGCATTGTTCAGCTTTGTTTTGCTTTATATTTTAGCGATGATGCGCACTTTTCATCCGCTGCCTCTTGTTTTCGATCATGTATTGATAGAGATGCTGGAAGTATTAATAGTTGGCAAAAACTGTTTGATGTATATTTTGCTTGGGGAGTAAGGAAAAAGAGTCCTTTGCTGCTTCAAAAAACTGTCAATGTAGTGAAGCGAATGTGTGATTTACGCCCTGAGGTATTTTTGTTTTGGAGTGATCGTGGGCTTGCCTTACGTTGTTTAGCAGAGGTAACTATAGATCCTGTTTACAAAGAAATTTATTTAGAAGAATCCTTACTATATTACCGTAAAGCTTGGGATCTTAGCCATCGCCCGGAAATTCTAGAGCTCTGGGGGCATTCGTGTTACTTATTAGCAGATCTTCAGCAATCTCAGAAATATTATGATGAAGCCCATATGTTATTATCTAGTATAGATGAGGAAAAATTGTCTTTTCGAGCTAAGCTCCTTCTTGCTTCTACTCTTCTTGGAAAAGGAGAATTACTGCAAGATAAGGATTTGGTTGAACAGGCATTAGTAATTTTAAATACTTTACTATGCGATTCTTCTGATCAACAAGAAGAAGTATTACTCTTATTAGGTAAGGCATGGTTATTTTTATTTTGGAAACGTAACTGTTTTGAATCAGAAAAGCTAGTTAAGATGTATTTAGAGCAGTCTATTGCATTGGGATGCAGTGAGGCTTATTATACCTTGGCTAGATTTTATGCTGTAAAGAAAGAAATAAATCTAGCGTGGAATATGGTGTTGCGTTCTGTAGATTTTGGCTTTAAAATTACAGAATCACGTTGGGTAAATGATCCTTATTTAGCAAATTTAAGGGCAGGTCGTGCTTTTCATGAAGTCATGGCAAGTCAAAGGGGCATAAGCTGTGGTGGGAGAACAAAATAGAAATGAAGAAAAGTTAGATGCGGCTTTAGGCTCTGGGAACTTGATGGATTCAAAAACGAGTCACCTAGATGATGAGCTCAGTTTTAAACTTGAAAAAGTATTTACTTGTTTATCCACAAGTATCCACTCTCATGATCTTTCTAAGATTGTTAGTGAGTATCATCCTATAGATTTAGCTTATGCCGTTTCTTGTTTACCTCCAGATTCTAGAGCTATTCTTTATAAAAATCTTTCCTGTATGGCTGCTAGAGTTGCATTTATTATTAATACAGATTCTGCATCGCGTTGGGCAATTTTTCGAAAGCTTACTGATATGGAGGTTTGTGCTTTAATTGACCAAATGCCTCCAGATGAAGCTGTTTGGGTATTAGATGATATTCCTGATCGTCGGTACCGCAGGATTTTAGAGCTTATAGATTTTAAAAAAGCTTTAAAAATTCGTGATCTGCAAAAGCATGGTAGAAATACTGCGGGAAGGCTGATGACAAATGAGTTTTTCGCATTTTTAATGGAAACAACAGTACAAGATGTTGCGGCCTGTATTAGAAGCAACCCCGGAATAGATTTAACGCGCCTTGTATTTGTTTTAGATTTTAAGGGAGAATTACAGGGAGTAGTTACCGATCGGAGCTTAATTATTAACCCTCCCGAGATTCCTCTAAAACAAATCATGAATCAGGTAGAGCATAAAGTTTTGCCTGATGCCACTCGAGAAGAAGTAGTTGACCTTGTAGAGCGTTATAAAATTGCAGCACTACCTGTAGTAGATGAAGAGAATTTTCTTATAGGTGCTATTACTTATGAAGATGTAGTAGAAGCTATTGAAGATATTGCTGATGAAACCATTGCACGTATGGCAGGAACTACAGAAGATGTGGGATATCACAGCTGCCATGTGGTTCAGAGGTTTCTTTTAAGGGCTCCTTGGTTACTAGTAACTTTATGCGCAGGATTGGTTAGTGCTTCTGTGATGTCGTACTTTCAGAAAATAGCCCCCTCTCTACTAGCTTTAGTTATTTTCTTTATTCCTTTAATTAATGGGATGTCTGGAAATGTGGGAGTACAATGTAGTACAATTTTAGTACGAAGTATGGCAACTGGAACTCTTTCTTTCGGACGTCGTCGAGAAACAATCTTTAAAGAAATGAGTATAGGCTTATTAACAGGAGTAGCTTTAGGAATTCTTTGTGGGTTAGTTGTTTATCTTATGGGATTCATGGGAATGAATTTGTTTGCTGGAGGATTGCAATTAGGGGTGACTGTTGCTTCTGGAGTTTTAGGCGCCTCACTCACGGCGACAACTCTTGGAGTTCTTTCTCCATTTTTTTTTGTGAAGCTTGGTGTAGATCCCGCTTTAGCTTCAGGCCCCATTGTAACGGCACTAAATGACATTATGTCGATGGTAATATTTTTCTTAATAACGGGATTATTAAATTTTTTCTTTTTTAGTTAACATTTTAATTTTTTGTTTTTGTAACAGGTTCTTATTCATTCTGTAATTGATTCGCAAGGTCTTAGAAATCAGCATGATGTAACAATAAATTCTCGGTACAGCCGGTTTGTATCCAGAGATGTTATCATTGTAGTCATTTGTAGCTCATGTATCGCAATTATTGCTATTATTGTTGCAGTACTTGTCGGTGCTAATGCGCTATCTAGTACTATAGCTGTTATGAGTTTATTTAGCTTTACTTTGATTACATGCTTATCTGGCTTGGTTCTCATTGCATTTTTAAATTCTCAAAAACAGCTGTTATCTAAGTTGGTCCTTTCTAATGACATGGAGTTTTCTAAGGAAGAGAAGGAGTTTTTACAAACTTTAATCGATTTGCCTACTAAGGCAGACCCTGAAGAAATTGAAACGACGTATTTAAATGAAAAAATAGAAGAACGTGTGTTTATTCAGGGGAGGTATTATCGAAACACCTCTGATTATAAGCATAATGTTGCTGAAAGGGTAGCAAATTTAGAAAAATTATTGGAAGAATATGTTCAAACAATGATAACAGCTCTTCTACATGATTCTAGAGAAGAAGGGTTATCTAGAAGGATTTTGAAGGAAATCCAAGATTTATTTGTTCCTAAATTGTCTTTTAGACATTCTAAGCTCACTCTATTCTACTATTTAAATAAATGGAGCGAATTGCTCCAAAAGCATTCTTGTGCTGATTTTTTAATTCTTATTTTAGAAAAACCTGAAATCAGTTGCTCTATTGTTGAGCATGTGATGAATCTTTCTAGTGCTTGGGGAGCTCAGAAAGGGATTTCATATTTAAAGTCAATGCTTTGCTCATTTAATTTATGGATGTTTGGCTTTTTCCTTAGTGAAAATTATAAAGAGGTTATAGAAGAATATAACAAAGATCTTCTTACTGAAGAAGTGCGCTTGTGTATAGAAAAGGGGAACTTCGTTCAATTAATTTGCAAGCAACTACCCACAGAATTACTTAATAGGTTTATTAGTATATTGCCAGTGCCTCTAGAGGCTTTGGCTATATCAGAGTGTTATGCGGAGCATCCTGGGATAAATTCTGAGGAATATGTAAATAATGATCCTGCATTAAGAATGCTAATGGATGAACTGAATTTGCACATAGCATTTTGTTTAGATTTGCCTTCGGTATCCTCATGGAGTTTTAAATTTGTTTTAGCGAAAAATTTATCGTCACTTTGGGAGTTCTGTGCATTTGTTAGGAAGCATCAACAAACCTTGCTGAAGAATGTATTTTTATTAATTGAGTTTTTACATAGTCATAAAAAGTACCAGAGTCTTATTAGGGAGATTCTTTCTAAAGCTATGCCTATTTCTTCTTGGAAAGCTCTGCTTCAACCTTTGGTTAGCGGTATGTTTAGAGCGGGAATAATTAATCATCGTGAACTTAGAGTTATGGCGAGTCATTTAGGAATTCACTTGCTGGATTTAATGGAAATCATTTCTTCAAGTCATTTTTTAGAAGAATTACTTCCTGAATTGTTTACAGAAAGCTGACCTTCTTTTTACGATTTTCTCTATCTAGAAATTAAAGAAGATAAGCAGTTTTTAATAAAAACTGCTTATAGCGTCCTTATGTAGAAGATTTAGTCCACTTATTATGGGTGTAGTAGATACCAAAAGGTATTAAGCAATTGATTAAAAAGGCTAGAAGTAAAAATAAGGAATATCTGATTTTACTTGCTTCGGATAGTTGTATAATTTCTTGAGGGGGAAAGAAACTAACCCATAAAGCAAATAAGCATGACACAATTCCTAAAAAGGAAAGTATACAGATGCTAGAAAAGTTTCCAGGTACAGAGTAGAGGCGTTGCGCTTTAGGTTCTTTAATTCGAAGAACTGGGCCAGAAATGAATAGACAGATGTACATAGCTAGGTACATTTGAACGCTTAAAGCACTTAAAATCCAATAAGCTAAATCCGCAGAATCTAAATACAAAAAGATTAAAGTAAATATTGTAACTACAATAGCTTGAAATAGCATAAGGTTGGTAGGAACATTTTTTGAGTTAACCTT encodes:
- a CDS encoding MFS transporter; its protein translation is MKKALRLLLDLHQGEEKRVFLFLLLGLIWGTGCYGTLALSEGLFLENLGTEILPATYLSSSFILCVFSSLILYNLFKKRISSKSLFLIPITSIIGCNLYLLCYVSTHSHPLGTPLFLYRIFSWSLLILAYTNFWGFVDQFFNLQDAKRHFSIFNAIIFLGDAVGAGIVNQIQVIGIERILILFIVILLGCYPIIHYISKSLKELSEDHDHFIDTGHPPPLSRSLKLCLTDHYTFYLLGFYFLMQLLAIATEFNYLQIFEKYFTNKAPYELTAHITKCSSWISLVNMCFALFIYGRLVKNIGVNNIILFAPLCFLNLFLFWSFNTSITIATIGMVAREGVTYALDDNNLQLLIYGVPNNIRNQIRIAIECFIEPIGMFVWALICFFTSSQWLCLFIAIITVIFSFLLRSYYAEAILRNLSSQTIHLKKTIQGWIKSMSLKDKRQIELILLNHLKHQNERNQIFAFQYLLNLGSRSVLPSLLIHMNKFSLPGKLKAIEMLKNSLWAKDFLTLELLKRWSSNTPHPVIATGIHLYFAEHDLLHISDISEDLYDQPGKRLLAAILTVRRQEISGHYRDFADTRLKELLSSSDTQAVSIGLTILTLEKNPDNFPILIEFLDNKDPEIFLQTCKAIEASVRATHKPYCRNLIQALKNHTDNDEACYYLLKTISIILDSLYIKEFVLTAALLKSKSRKYAESIITELPKETAASFIQILSDHNIHNRCRLLAVKALCKVDNKLLKKNAYKILKARALKAIFYDYHKNYIQSYYPRYNLSLLVNTLESNYQSEVNFMLAFLGILGSMDYSDILIRALIGKNKKARAQALESLEKNCDSYLLSLLEPFINNTAKRSEKYYLRWGVIPLTLKELLNMIENSPSYLNKLVSRQLKEELAHFDPDFQPVPLYTHANEDHEAYNKDDSDIITFTI
- the incB gene encoding inclusion membrane protein IncB, which gives rise to MSAPACNNLENGTSLTNVLVSMDNRARQTCHRINELATQVNTITNSLSEFSGKAETALALSATTDANLFKLKQQVEELSDSLKAVGGLLVDLVEEPARSRLPQKSSSMKYVIKCTPPGLCAKVMAVIITVIALISIAVLIACAVAACGGFPIFVSLLNMYTIGACISLPILSCTSVATLVLSSLSIVSLLKSQPTIYVSTKQNVA
- a CDS encoding sodium-dependent transporter, with product MMKDRIQFSSRLGFIFSMMGIAIGAGNIWRFPRIVAQNGNGAIIIVWLLFLFIWSIPLILIELALGKLTKKSPIGALIKTSGPKSAWLGGFITLVTTCILAYYSNIVGWGLSYFYYSISGKIYAGNNFVHLWESHYQSAFPLGFHFLSLLLAYMIIRKGVVEGIERCNKILIPSFFICTLILFLRAITLPNAMQGIKQLFSFEWSALSNYKLWLEALIQNAWDTGAGWGLLLVYAGFASKKTGIVSNGALTAIANNLVSLIMGVIVFSACTSLDVLGTTQLQQGSGASNIGIAFIYLPELFTRIPGASYLPAMFSSIFFLAFAIASLSSMISMLFLLSQTLSELGMRKHIAESVATIIAFLLGVPSSLSITIFTNQDSVWGTGLIVNGLIIIYAAITYGLPRLKKQIIYSVPDDIHLNSTFDSMVKYLLPIEGILLLCWCFYEGLFPKDGSYWWNPFSAYSLSSLILQWSVGLIILWSLNKKLFKQFSLHNLKNKI
- a CDS encoding dicarboxylate/amino acid:cation symporter, with product MSKKLKKPNYTTMLLTSIILGLALGALNCDFIFQSAAIVSGFFLKFLRFLSLPLVFFGIGSTITSIQSCKVMLSVVQKTLYYTLLTTVISATVGLGLFLLIHPTMPLKKGLLTNHGSSATSYIEILSKTIPNNILEPFIENNVLSATFLSAILSVSSLFLQEEERKYTHKLFSTFFSILLNIAKGVLKLLLPATLAFSILLYKELSQSQGNLIKFSKYLICIVGANLIQGLIILPMLLKTNKLSPKRIAQAMSPALITAFFSKSSTTTLPLTMELAEEKLSIHTSLSRLAFPLCSVINMNGCAAFILVTILFICTSYGMTFSIFSMIGWIFIATLCAVGNAGVPMGCYFLTSSLLTSMNIPLDILGLILPFYTMLDMIETSLNVWSDCCVVNITNKRLSKKIKANEL
- the mgtE gene encoding magnesium transporter yields the protein MDSKTSHLDDELSFKLEKVFTCLSTSIHSHDLSKIVSEYHPIDLAYAVSCLPPDSRAILYKNLSCMAARVAFIINTDSASRWAIFRKLTDMEVCALIDQMPPDEAVWVLDDIPDRRYRRILELIDFKKALKIRDLQKHGRNTAGRLMTNEFFAFLMETTVQDVAACIRSNPGIDLTRLVFVLDFKGELQGVVTDRSLIINPPEIPLKQIMNQVEHKVLPDATREEVVDLVERYKIAALPVVDEENFLIGAITYEDVVEAIEDIADETIARMAGTTEDVGYHSCHVVQRFLLRAPWLLVTLCAGLVSASVMSYFQKIAPSLLALVIFFIPLINGMSGNVGVQCSTILVRSMATGTLSFGRRRETIFKEMSIGLLTGVALGILCGLVVYLMGFMGMNLFAGGLQLGVTVASGVLGASLTATTLGVLSPFFFVKLGVDPALASGPIVTALNDIMSMVIFFLITGLLNFFFFS